The stretch of DNA ACATAGGTGTTGTTGAACCCCAACGGGCGGCTCATCACGATTCCCTGTTCGGCCAAAGCGGCGCGAGTTTCGGTCTGGTTGTTGAGTTTCAACTTGGCCAGGATCTCTTGGGTGATTGTGCCAGTGTAATCGGGATAGATATCAATCTCACCAGCAACCAGCGCCGTCCAGGCTTGTTGAGTGCCACCCAGTCCGGCGATATGTTCGGCGTTCGCGCCGGCTGAGTCCGCCAAGGCTCGCAGCATTTCGCCTAATACGACCGATTCGGTAAATGCCTTCGAAGCAATTCGCACCTGCGGCGGTTCCTCGGCCGTGAGGCGATTTTTGTAAACGGCCAACACCAATAAACCGGTGAAGAGTATCAGAGCGCCCCTGCAAAGCCGTCGGCGGATTGGATGAATGCAGCTGGCGCGTGAAAGAATCGCGATGGTCCGTTTCATCGCTCCCCTCCCGATAGGGCGGCGAGCGGGGAGCGTTGTGCATTGATGAATCGTGTCACAAACGGATCGGCCGGTTGATTGACGAGTTCGTCCAGCGTGCCGGATTGGACGATGTTTCCTTCGCGCATCAGAATAATGCGATCACCGAAGAAGCCTGCCTCCCCGATATCGTGCGTGACCAGCACCACGGTTTTTTTTAAGGCGGCAAAGATCTCCCGCAGTTCGACTTGCAGGTCGGTGCGGATCAGCGGGTCGAGTGCGCCCAACGGTTCGTCCAAGAGCAACAAATCGGGGTCGAGCATCAAAGCCCGCATCAAGCTGACGCGCTGTCGCTGTCCGCCGGAGAGCTGAACGGGATAGCGATCCAAACCCTCGACGGGAAAGTGAGTCAATTCCGCCAATTCCGTCATCCGCGCGCGAACGGCCTCTTCTTTCCAGTTCAGGTGCCGGGCTAAGAGCCCCACGTTTTGCTCTGCGGTCAAATGCGGAAACAGGCCGCCGTCTTGAATCACGTAACCCATTTTATGTCGTAGTGACTCGATGTCGGCCTGGCTCAGATCGATGCCCTCGAATTCAATCCGTCCCGCATCGGGCGCGATCAAGCCGATCATCAATCGCAGCAGGGTCGATTTGCCGCAACCGCTCGGCCCGATCAATACGGTGATCTTGCCCGATTCGACGTGCAGGTCCGTCGGCGCCAGCACCTGTTTTTTGCCGTACGATTTAGAAACGCCGCTGAGATTGAGCATGCTGAGGAGACGGTGGTAGCCATAAAGGTCGAAAACTGGAAAATGGTTCAGTTGATCCTAGAGGACCCATCACCATTCGTCCACCACTCCGGGAATGATCGGCAACATGTCAAAACGCAATCTAGGAGCGCAAAGCTCAGACCAAGCGTCGCGGGTGAATGAACTCATCGCGGATAAAAAAAATTGGCAGAGCCCGGCGTGATGGGACTCTGCCATGAATTTTAGACCTGTCTTTCACAGGGGCAAAAAACGGTGGGGCTTTTTGCACCTGCTTTCGCATTTCGCGCTCGGATACCTTCAGACCACGCGGGCTGCGAGCGCCGTGCGGCGGAAACGACCGTTCCGCGTGGGTGCGGGGGGCGCTTTTTCGCGTTCCTCGGCCGCCTTTTCCGGATCGTACGGTTTGCGGGGTTCGAAGGCATCGAAATTGGGCACCGTATACGGCTCAAGCAGACCGTTGATGCGGATCTCGATATTCGTCAGTTGTTCCCCTTCTTCGGGGGTGACGAATGTAAACCCGCGGCCAAGTTCGCCATTCATCCGTCCCGTCCGGCCGATGCGATGCACGTAGTCATCGCAAAATTCCGGAATGTCGTAGTTGATGATGTGTGAGACGCCGCTGACGTCGATACCACGTCCCATCACGTCGGTCGCAATCAACAACCGAATGTTGCCTTCGCGAAAACCATTCAGCACGCGATCTCGCTGCCGCTGTTGCAAGTCGCCGTGAATCACCGCGATTTGCTTGGTCAGTTTGCGCGACAACCGCTTCAATAGTGCATCCGCGCCGCGTTTGGTTCGTGTAAACACGATTGCTTGTCGCGGTTTTTCTTGAAACAAAACGCGCGTCAGCAGTTCGTATTTGCGATTGCGATCGACCGTCACGCAGAATTGCTCCACGGTGGTGGCGGCGATTCCTTTCGTCGACAGATCGACCCGTTCCGGTTCGTTCATGAACCGTCGTGCCAACCGTTCGACCGGCGGCGGCATCGTGGCGGAGAGCAATAACGTTTGCCGTTTTGCGGGACAGCTGCGGAGGATCTTTTCGATGTCGGGACGAAATCCGATATCGAGCATCCGGTCCGCTTCGTCGAGGATCACGATTTTCAGTGTTGAGAGATCCAGCACGCCGCGGGAAATCAAATCCAAAACCCGTCCGGGGGTTCCGACCGCGATTTGTGCACCACGTTTGAGGTCGGAGATCTGCTTGCGGATGTCCTTGCCTCCCACACAACTGGTGGTGCGGCATTTGGTGCCGTGGCAAAGCCGCTGGGCTTCCGCATTGACTTGATCGCTCAATTCGCGTGTGGGCGTGAGCACGAGCACTTGTGTAGCGGGAATGCGATCGTCGATGGCTTGTAGTGACGGCAGTACAAAAGAGGCCGTCTTGCCAGTGCCCGTTTGGGCCTGTCCCATGCAGTCCTTGCCGGTCACGGCAATGGGTATGAACGCTGCTTGAATGGGACTGGGGGTTTCGTAATTGACCTTCTTTAGAGCTTTGAGGGTCGTCTCGCTGAGACCGAAGTCTGCGAAGCCTTTGGTTGGCTTCTCCGTTTCGTTGGACAATGAATTCTCCTGGTTGTGGCTTCGCGATCCGTCGGCGCGCAATATCTCCCCGAAAAAATCGAAGGATGCAAGATCTGCCTGCGGGGCTGGAAGCTCATTTTGAATTTTTGCCGGCCATCAATTTCCGGCTTCGCGTCAGTTCACTGACAATATTAAACTTTTCGAATCCATTCCTTCGTAGGGCATCGGATCGCAGGGTTTACCCCCGCATCCGCCACCATGACCGTCATTCGCCGGTTTAGCAACGAACAAGACTCGGTCCGCCCTCGTACGAAACGCCGCGTTCAAAGCCGCAGGTGACACGAAAGCACGTCGACGTAGTTCCGAAAAGACAAAACACGTAAGGGTATGGCAGGTAAGAGCTTCGGCGAAAAAATCACCGCATGGTGCTGTGTTCAGAAGAACACAACCGCTGATTCTAGAGAAAGCATCTAGGGCTGCCCCGCCCACCCGAGAATCAAGCAATCTCTGCCATACATCAATCGGTGCTGATACTATAGCCCGAATTGGAAGATGAGTCAATCCAGGCTGGTTTTTCAGGGGATTTCACGAAATGTAGTGTGTTACTGGCACTCCACGGACTAATTCCAATTTGTCAATTAACTGGTGTTGTGACGTTGAAATATATAAAATCAGATGGCTATCGATGTAACGCAACAAAAGCAACAAATAAACAGGTAGTCAAAAGTGGATGGCGAAACTGTTGAATCACGCGTTTTCCAGTGGCTCGAAAAATATTACCCTGATGGTGTCGGCTGGCAGAATCCAGATAGTGATTGTCTCGGCGATGCACCAATCGAAATCAAATTGGTCGCGGCAACCAACACGATTGAGTACAACATCAGTAATGGGGGCTGGGGGCAGTTTCTTTGGAATTGTCACGGTACTTGGCGGCGTCTCCTTGCAATCGGCCACGAAGGATACAAGCTTATCGGAGCAGATGCGCAAGCGGACGCACTACAGGAACTCGGCGTCCTCTGCGAACGAGACATTGAAGAGTGTCGCGAATATATTCGCCGCGCAGATGCCGAGCAAGACTTCAAATACCCTGCATCATTTACTGCACAGAGAGTCTTCTTCGAAGAAGACCATTGGACAAATTTGTTCTATTCGACGTCCGGGGTTTATGAGAAACGCCTTGAATGGCTGGAGAAAAACCAGGAGCGAGTTCTAGAAGCGTTGATGTATGTTCCGGGATAACACGACTCACCATGCGGCTCTCAATCAATCCCCACCCGCAAAACGAATCACATGCACCGGGGGGAGATGCTCCGATACCGTTTGCCATGACTCTCCCGCATCGCTCGACACCCACAGCGAACCGGTGGTGGAGCCCATCACCAGATTGCGACCGGTGGCGTCGACGTCCAGGGCGTGTCGGTAGACCAGGTCGTAGGCATCGGTCGCCGGGAGACCGTCGCTCATGATGATGAAGGATTGTCCGCCGTCGTCGGTCCGCGTCACGACCATTTTACCGGCGACCGGAATGCGGCATTCGTCTTTCACAGCGGGGACGAACCAAGCGATGTCGGGATTCTGCGGATGCACTGCAACGGCAAATCCGAAACCGGACGGTTGCACGCGATCCAGTTCTTGCCATGACTGACAGTCGTCGGTGGTACGAAAGATGCCGTTGTGGTGTTGCACCCAAAACGTATCCGGATCAGCGGAGCAATTGACCAACCGGTGCGGATCCTGAACGTTGCCCGCGCCGGCCAATTCGGGGGGCATATATTCGGCCCGCATCCCATCGGCGCAAAGGTCCCACGTTTCGCCACCATCGCGCGTGGTCCACACGCCGCCGCAGGAGACACCCACGGTGACGTGCGCGGAATCGCGCGGGTCGACACAGACCGAGTGGATGCCCGGATCGTCGTACCCGCCGCCAAACCATTGCAGCCGTTCCGGACGGTCCCACAATGAGCGTAGCAGTTGCCACGACTCACCCCGATCGGGAGAGCGAAACAATCCGCCGGGGATCGTTCCCGCCCACAGCACACCCGGTTGATCCGCTCCGGCCGACTCGAGCGCCCAGATTTGTGAAAGGCTCCATGAGTTGGGCCGTCCTTCTTTCTCTTCCTCCTGCTGTTTTTCCTCAGGCGTCTGCTCAGGGAATTGCGGAGCTGCGATTTCGGTCCACGTCTCTTCGCCCTGGTTCTGGCGATGCAACTTCACACCAAAGTGCCCGTGATTCAATGCACAATACAAACACCCATCGCGGGCATCATGAAACAGCATCGAGACCGGCTCGCCAAGGAAATCCCGTCGGGCGATCGTCCAGTCGTCCGCCTCGCTATTCCGGCGGAGGGTAAATAACCCTTTCTTCGTTCCTACGTGCAGGCGATTACTCATGGTCTATTTGTATCTTTTTAAAGGGATTAAAGTTCATGTTTTTACGAAGCTGTTCCAGTGTTAATTTGCAATTGGGCATGTGTGTCGTTTTGCCCGCCTCGACAGATACATTCACAAATTTCTCGACGTAGTTGATCGTTTCGTGCCAGACCCTCAAACGATGTTTGCCGACCGGCAAGTCGGGAATCGTAAAGGTGCCATCCTGAGCCGTGACAGCTGCGTAGGGGTGATCCAAGACCAATATCCAGCATGTCGCCATCTCCTCGATGTCGCTTTGGAGGCGGATCGGAGACCTTTCTGCGCGGCGCGGCGTCCATTTTGATCGCTGCAATGGCATGAGCCACTGGTTGAAGCCCGGTTCGCCTGTCGGAACAATGTGGAAGTTCGCCTGATAGTTTGGCGATAAGTTTCTGAATTGTATGGTTTGACCGGAATGTACAACACGGCTACGAGGGACAAATCGCGTGAGGCGGGAGACGATGTTGACGTCTTCCAACTCCTTCTCAGAATGGCGAGGATGAATCGCGTCCGGAGCTTTGCGGAGATAAACAAACGCGTTTTTAATTCCGCGTGTTGATTTGTCGATCATCAACGTGCGGTTGATCTCGACGCCGATTTGTCGTGCATTGTCGGGATTAACTCTTACGTTACGCTCGACTGCCAGCAACGACCGGGGGCCTGCATAGACCGGAATCTCCCCGCGAAAACGATCCAACAGTGGATCGCTGAGGTCGCCCTCAAACACCACGCGGCCGGTCACCGAACCCCATGCGGCTTTGTCGGCAGACGCTGGTTGTGTTTCGTCAGCAGCTAACAATGCGGGGAGTCCGCAAAGGATGATGGCTGCGGTGAAGCTGGCCAGGGAATCGAATCGCCGATTCGACATTGCGGGGTCTGTTTTGAGCAAAACGTTCATCGGTCACCTTGCCTTTGCTACAACCGTTGCGTCAGCCGCCCGACAAGGCCTGCATGACGAATCTTCGTTCCCACGTGCAGGCAATCACTCATGGTCTATTCTCGTTAGATTAAGTGGCGATTCAACGTTGATGTTTTTTACGAAGCTTTTCTAACGTCAATTTGCAATTGGGCATGTTTGTCGTTTTGCCCGCCTCAACGGTTACATCTACAAATTTCTCGACGTAGTTGATCGTTTCGTGCCAGACCCTCAAACGATGTTTGCCGACCGGCAAGTCGGGAATCGTAAAGGTGCCGTCCTTAGCCGAAATGGCTGCGTAAGGATGGTCCAATATCAGCATCCAAGCTTTCGCTATCGGCCGCATATCACTTTGGATTTTGATCGGTATCCGTTCCGCACGTCGTGTTTCCCACGCCCTTTGTTTGAACGACTCAAAAAATGAATTGAAACCGGGATTACGGATCGTGTTAACGTGGATGTTTGTCGAATAGTTCGGCGATAGGTTTTTGAATTGCACCGTTTGCCCCAATTGTACGATACAGGCACGGGGGACAAATCGCGTGTGGCGGGAGACGATTGTAACATCCTCTAACTCTTTCTCGGAGTACCGTGGATGAATCGCGTCCGGAGCTTTGTAAAGATAAACAAACGCGTTTTTAATTCCCCGTGTCGCCTCGTCGATCATTAACGTACGGTTGATCTCCACGCCGACTTGCCGCACAGCGTCGGGATTATCTGGCTCCAATCCCGCTGCCGCCCGTTGCGTCGGCCTCCCTTCATAGACGGGAAGCTCTCCGCGAAAACGATCCAACAGTGGATCGGCCATGTCGCCCTCAAACACCACGCGGCCGGTCACCGAACCCCATGCGGCTTTGTCGGCAGACGCAGGTTGTGTTTCGTCAGCAGCTAACACTGCGGGGAGTCCGCAAATGAGGAAGGCTGCGGCAAGTCCAACGAGCGAATCGAATCGCCGATTCGACATCGCGGGGTCTGTTTTGTGCAAAACGTTCATCGGTCACCTTGCCTTTGCTACAACCGTTGCGTCAGCCGCCCGACAAGGCCTGCATGACGA from Symmachiella dynata encodes:
- a CDS encoding ATP-binding cassette domain-containing protein; this translates as MLNLSGVSKSYGKKQVLAPTDLHVESGKITVLIGPSGCGKSTLLRLMIGLIAPDAGRIEFEGIDLSQADIESLRHKMGYVIQDGGLFPHLTAEQNVGLLARHLNWKEEAVRARMTELAELTHFPVEGLDRYPVQLSGGQRQRVSLMRALMLDPDLLLLDEPLGALDPLIRTDLQVELREIFAALKKTVVLVTHDIGEAGFFGDRIILMREGNIVQSGTLDELVNQPADPFVTRFINAQRSPLAALSGGER
- a CDS encoding DEAD/DEAH box helicase; the protein is MSNETEKPTKGFADFGLSETTLKALKKVNYETPSPIQAAFIPIAVTGKDCMGQAQTGTGKTASFVLPSLQAIDDRIPATQVLVLTPTRELSDQVNAEAQRLCHGTKCRTTSCVGGKDIRKQISDLKRGAQIAVGTPGRVLDLISRGVLDLSTLKIVILDEADRMLDIGFRPDIEKILRSCPAKRQTLLLSATMPPPVERLARRFMNEPERVDLSTKGIAATTVEQFCVTVDRNRKYELLTRVLFQEKPRQAIVFTRTKRGADALLKRLSRKLTKQIAVIHGDLQQRQRDRVLNGFREGNIRLLIATDVMGRGIDVSGVSHIINYDIPEFCDDYVHRIGRTGRMNGELGRGFTFVTPEEGEQLTNIEIRINGLLEPYTVPNFDAFEPRKPYDPEKAAEEREKAPPAPTRNGRFRRTALAARVV
- a CDS encoding DMP19 family protein, with the protein product MDGETVESRVFQWLEKYYPDGVGWQNPDSDCLGDAPIEIKLVAATNTIEYNISNGGWGQFLWNCHGTWRRLLAIGHEGYKLIGADAQADALQELGVLCERDIEECREYIRRADAEQDFKYPASFTAQRVFFEEDHWTNLFYSTSGVYEKRLEWLEKNQERVLEALMYVPG
- a CDS encoding WD40/YVTN/BNR-like repeat-containing protein, translating into MSNRLHVGTKKGLFTLRRNSEADDWTIARRDFLGEPVSMLFHDARDGCLYCALNHGHFGVKLHRQNQGEETWTEIAAPQFPEQTPEEKQQEEEKEGRPNSWSLSQIWALESAGADQPGVLWAGTIPGGLFRSPDRGESWQLLRSLWDRPERLQWFGGGYDDPGIHSVCVDPRDSAHVTVGVSCGGVWTTRDGGETWDLCADGMRAEYMPPELAGAGNVQDPHRLVNCSADPDTFWVQHHNGIFRTTDDCQSWQELDRVQPSGFGFAVAVHPQNPDIAWFVPAVKDECRIPVAGKMVVTRTDDGGQSFIIMSDGLPATDAYDLVYRHALDVDATGRNLVMGSTTGSLWVSSDAGESWQTVSEHLPPVHVIRFAGGD
- a CDS encoding beta-sandwich domain-containing protein: MNVLLKTDPAMSNRRFDSLASFTAAIILCGLPALLAADETQPASADKAAWGSVTGRVVFEGDLSDPLLDRFRGEIPVYAGPRSLLAVERNVRVNPDNARQIGVEINRTLMIDKSTRGIKNAFVYLRKAPDAIHPRHSEKELEDVNIVSRLTRFVPRSRVVHSGQTIQFRNLSPNYQANFHIVPTGEPGFNQWLMPLQRSKWTPRRAERSPIRLQSDIEEMATCWILVLDHPYAAVTAQDGTFTIPDLPVGKHRLRVWHETINYVEKFVNVSVEAGKTTHMPNCKLTLEQLRKNMNFNPFKKIQIDHE
- a CDS encoding beta-sandwich domain-containing protein: MNVLHKTDPAMSNRRFDSLVGLAAAFLICGLPAVLAADETQPASADKAAWGSVTGRVVFEGDMADPLLDRFRGELPVYEGRPTQRAAAGLEPDNPDAVRQVGVEINRTLMIDEATRGIKNAFVYLYKAPDAIHPRYSEKELEDVTIVSRHTRFVPRACIVQLGQTVQFKNLSPNYSTNIHVNTIRNPGFNSFFESFKQRAWETRRAERIPIKIQSDMRPIAKAWMLILDHPYAAISAKDGTFTIPDLPVGKHRLRVWHETINYVEKFVDVTVEAGKTTNMPNCKLTLEKLRKKHQR